The following coding sequences are from one Neurospora crassa OR74A linkage group I, whole genome shotgun sequence window:
- a CDS encoding DUF221 domain-containing protein, with amino-acid sequence MNWILEAGDGDPGGCKGEDYVRPGNKDTWYQFIISVSLGISAFLAFCALRPRWKSLYASRKRASMADPSIALPQLPDTFFGWMGTLYRVTERQVLASAGLDAYVFLNFFKMAMKLFVIIFFFALAVLEPINRAFPDDLNTSEVPPTQVFRQYTYPYGHTTLYDDDPDQPDDSFKKSKRYLWSYLVFTYFFTGLTLFLMNRETFKVLRVRQDYLGTQSTITDRTFRLSGIPKDLRTEKDIKNLVEKLEIGKVENVTLCRKWKELDDLMDKRQAILAKLEETWIAYLGQKPVQLARGPPPNTTADGDLENGRLIPDLGNEEVGETGRLLGNTTSDLISSERPRPQTRIWYGFLRLQSRKTDAIDYYTEKLRVLDDQIRAARKKHYEPTDLAFVTMDSIAACQMAIQALIDPHPGQLLTKPAPAPSDIEWRNTYASRLTRRVRSVAVTLFVAFLTVVWLVPVAFLASFLSICTIEAYFKGFAMWLKQYDLARALVQTGLPTAVVSLLNVAVPYFYDYLSYQQGMLSRGDAALSTISKNFFFTFFNIFLIFTVFGAVTSIIDVLRESLKDTTYIAYVLASKIENLGVFYTNFIMLQGIGLFPFRLLQFGSVSLYPINRLGAKTPRDFAQIVSPPMFYYGFYLPTALLVFILCLVYSALPQGYKVVGLGVAYFTLGYFTYKYQLLYAMEQPAHATGGAWNMICYRIMLGLLVFQLTMSGYLALRKAFTAALLVSPLLIITVWYGYSFRRHFEPLTKFIALRSIKRGEDIGENAILDEDLDGEGAETRERIRRGSTLDEDKEKGAKFVNPNLVKPLEQPWIFKDAPPLLYPSSSLSDVEDRYTDEEPNSGGGSDLYAGSRRPTRNANGLRVETSRGSSQSRADSGGGYADLLGADMYTGLGRGGERTPRTPAADTPRSNASSAASLGDTHIWRDGF; translated from the exons ATGAACTGGATCCTCGAGGCTGGAGATGGCGACCCGGGAGGGTGCAAAGGCGAGGATTATGTTAGGCCGGGAAACAAGGATACCTGGTACCAGTTTATCATCTCAGTTTCTCTGGGCATCTCGGCCTTTCTAGCTTTCTGC GCCCTCCGACCACGATGGAAGTCTCTCTACGCTTCGCGAAAGCGGGCGTCCATGGCCGACCCCTCGATCGCTCTCCCTCAACTCCCAGATACCTTCTTCGGATGGATGGGCACCCTGTATCGCGTCACCGAGCGGCAGGTCCTCGCCTCGGCCGGCCTTGACGCCTATGTTTTCCTCAACTTCTTCAAGATGGCCATGAAGCTgttcgtcatcatcttcttcttcgccttggcCGTTCTTGAACCCATCAACCGAGCTTTCCCCGATGACCTCAACACGTCAGAGGTTCCGCCCACCCAAGTTTTTCGCCAGTATACTTACCCGTACGGCCACACAACTCTTTACGATGACGACCCCGACCAGCCTGATGACAGTTTCAAAAAGAGCAAGCGCTACCTGTGGTCATACCTCGTCTTCACATACTTCTTCACCGGTCTCACGTTATTCTTGATGAATCGCGAGACCTTCAAGGTCCTCCGTGTGCGTCAGGACTACCTTGGTACACAATCCACCATTACTGACCGAACCTTCCGTTTGTCTGGGATCCCCAAGGATCTGCGCACAGAGAAAGACATCAAGAATCTGGTAGAGAAGTTGGAAATTGGCAAGGTCGAAAACGTCACCCTGTgcaggaagtggaaagagcTGGACGATTTGATGGACAAGCGACAGGCTATTCTTGCCAAGCTAGAGGAGACATGGATCGCTTACCTGGGCCAGAAACCGGTGCAACTAGCGAGGGGTCCGCCTCCAAACACGACTGCCGACGGGGATCTTGAGAACGGCCGCCTCATTCCAGATCTTGGGAATGAGGAAGTGGGCGAGACCGGCCGTCTTCTCGGCAACACCACTTCTGATCTCATCTCGAGCGAGAGACCGCGGCCTCAAACTAGGATTTGGTACGGCTTCCTCCGCCTGCAGAGCCGCAAGACCGATGCTATTGACTACTACACGGAGAAACTCCGTGTCTTGGACGACCAGATTCGTGCCGCCAGGAAGAAGCACTATGAGCCGACCGACCTTGCTTTCGTGACCATGGACTCTATTGCAGCCTGTCAAATGGCAATTCAGGCGCTCATTGACCCCCATCCTGGCCAGTTGCTAACAAAACCAGCCCCTGCGCCATCCGACATCGAATGGAGAAACACCTACGCATCGCGCCTCACCAGGCGGGTGCGATCCGTTGCAGTGACGCTCTTCGTCGCGTTCCTCACCGTCGTATGGCTTGTCCCAGTTGCCTTCCTGGCATCTTTCTTGAGCATTTGCACCATTGAGGCTTACTTTAAGGGCTTCGCGATGTGGCTCAAACAATATGACCTTGCCAGAGCACTTGTCCAGACCGGTCTCCCCACAGCTGTTGTGTCGTTGCTCAACGTTGCGGTTCCGTACTTCTACGACTACCTCTCGTACCAACAGGGCATGCTCTCACGCGGTGACGCCGCCCTCTCCACCATCAGCAagaacttcttcttcaccttcttcaacattttcctcatcttcacaGTCTTTGGTGCCGTCACCTCTATCATCGATGTTCTGCGCGAAAGTCTGAAAGACACCACATACATTGCCTACGTCCTGGCCAGCAAGATCGAAAACCTTGGTGTCTTCTACACTAACTTCATCATGCTCCAAGGCATTGGCCTGTTTCCCTTTCGCCTGCTGCAGTTCGGCAGCGTTTCCCTCTACCCCATCAATCGCCTAGGCGCCAAGACCCCTCGCGATTTCGCCCAAATCGTCAGCCCGCCCATGTTCTACTACGGCTTCTACCTCCCCACCGCCCTgctcgtcttcatcctctgCCTTGTCTACAGCGCCCTGCCACAGGGCTACAAGGTCGTCGGCCTCGGCGTCGCCTACTTCACCCTTGGCTACTTCACCTACAAGTACCAGCTCCTGTACGCCATGGAGCAGCCCGCGCACGCCACCGGTGGCGCCTGGAACATGATCTGCTACCGCATCATGCTCGGCCTACTGGTCTTCCAGCTGACCATGTCGGGCTACCTCGCGCTTCGCAAGGCGTTCACCGCCGCTCTGCTCGTCTCCCCGTTGCTAATCATCACGGTCTGGTACGGGTATTCGTTCCGTCGCCACTTTGAGCCGCTCACCAAGTTCATTGCGCTGCGGAGTATCAAGCGTGGCGAGGACATTGGGGAAAATGCGATTTTGGATGAAGATCTAGATGGCGAAGGAGCGGAGACGAGGGAACGCATTAGGAGGGGGAGTACCCTGGATGaagacaaggagaagggggcCAAGTTTGTCAATCCAAATCTTGTGAAACC CCTCGAACAACCTTGGATTTTCAAAGACGCCCCACCACTCCTCTACCCCTCCTCCAGCCTTTCTGATGTAGAAGACCGCTACACAGACGAGGAGCCTAACTCCGGGGGCGGTAGTGACCTCTACGCGGGCTCTCGACGTCCCACTCGCAACGCTAACGGCCTTCGCGTCGAGACCTCGCGCGGTAGTTCGCAGAGTCGCGCagacagtggtggtggttatgCAGACCTATTAGGCGCGGATATGTACACCGGCCTTGGtaggggaggagagagaacGCCCCGGACTCCGGCTGCTGACACGCCGAGGAGTAACGCATCAAGTGCGGCAAGTCTTGGTGATACCCATATATGGAGAGACGGGTTCTGA
- the msh4 gene encoding mutS ortholog 4 protein — protein MGEDFHAHQGRFPRLLSDDYRRRALSGAAIGSEPRHQAFARGSALMDDVVIKSRPPLHTTMIPEPLPYPQLPTCPPTQYNWQDPRGRQVPHGYPVSQSHERYLPDTHGNYALHPVNTHAPHTPISDPRKPDFSYQPGYGPEHSYNPRSNGNFAGASYPYLAFENITATKFWGPGSGPAHITPQPPITESSSIREEPRRDLCSSPYFGNTSASSSPRTHNGRQHRRLPLSRPASTGTQNSTPVKPRRSNMGARRDIPGTPSVQNVHPSPLGTTSSSSYHRYRGEEQGNGRGASIPKAKYSSRAPLRDLKECSGTTPSSREMSSPVISQSSWRSSTSKSFSQRDTSETTLRLPRTLLYDRISKTQAMSTRSTLPTPVLSDSDSDSDAEESSLEKRHRLVGSSLIITPQKESAPTVSSEEKDHAICAISESRSAEVVGIAVINITTGQVDLARILNDDKYLYQRLGDTLWKMSSKPEKFLVVNSVTTNSSKSLLISCLEQDFPEVPIVLWGREHWSEAEGLRMIERFALRDHVIALNSDLENNFYTPCAFSAVMKYVQNELNIHFASNALRIRYIQPLNTMGIDRTTVASLELLQNTRRATAKNSTLFGILNSTKTPQGHRLLRTTLLQPSTNKEEVIERYESVEELSTNEDLFRELRKALEELVRIDFERVIVWISQEQPNPRQPLEEGVPGCTNQGLLLPTHAELTKAEQELNSILMLKKYLSGIDALHGTLEAAGCKSRLLRWIRDRFAPEHTEPVQRAMEEMIEDDAAYSKKPIELRNNRMWAVRAVRNSVLGKARRLFTALTNDLNEYFDVLDNQFNEVLGTRANLHMDSNRRYWLRFDYSDVEREIQPQSDVQKGNSGEVSHWKQVSIAGLEMINGTRDKRHFKCQTTELLQRSRAIQLQADIATMQSDRLVIELKRRLQEHSSLMFDISDAIALLDMLSSFTQAATTQDYVRPMITDSMVIKQARHPIVEARTDQYVANDVYSGDQSGRFQVITGGNMSGKSTFIRSVALIQIMAQMGSFVPAQFASISICDRVFARVSTDDAPENNLGTFGVEMRETNAILRQATAQSMIIMDELGRGTSPKDGQALAIAIVEKLIKMKPRVFFATHFTRIPQLLNKIYPRDVLNVHFQGQSQAVGQITQITLPHTLAGGPVQNEDYGIELARCVLPGSIVNTAEEVLKALREGQKPQQSGEKGREARQRKLTLALPVVMKQALDSTMDDAALGSYLRRLQTEFTLRWFGVEEGEEDGEVEEVDENAGEADEGRPAEGDKVMDVSQSGRKRPAAENDGGEEGEVAEAESDAEREGRQKRRKED, from the exons ATGGGAGAAGACTTCCACGCGCACCAGGGTCGGTTTCCTCGCCTCCTGTCCGATGACTACCGCAGGAGAGCTTTGTCCGGTGCTGCCATCGGAAGCGAGCCACGCCATCAAGCCTTTGCAAGGGGATCAGCGCTCATGGATGATGTTGTTATCAAGTCTAGGCCGCCCCTTCATACTACTATGATCCCAGAGCCGCTCCCATATCCACAGCTGCCAACTTGCCCTCCCACCCAGTATAACTGGCAGGATCCTAGAGGCAGGCAGGTCCCACACGGATATCCTGTTTCCCAGAGTCATGAGCGCTACTTGCCTGATACCCATG GCAACTACGCCTTGCACCCGGTCAACACCCACGCTCCCCACACTCCCATCTCCGATCCCCGTAAGCCCGACTTCAGCTATCAACCCGGGTATGGCCCCGAGCACAGCTATAACCCGAGGTCCAACGGAAACTTCGCGGGAGCGAGTTACCCATATCTTGCTTTTGAGAACATCACAGCAACAAAATTTTGGGGTCCTGGATCAGGACCAGCACACATCACGCCCCAGCCCCCTATCACGGAAAGCTCATCAATCAGAGAAGAGCCTAGAAGAGATCTTTGCAGCTCCCCTTACTTTGGCAACACTTCAGCTTCGAGCTCTCCCAGAACCCATAATGGACGCCAACACAGACGGTTACCGCTAAGCCGGCCGGCCAGCACGGGCACACAAAATTCTACTCCTGTCAAGCCACGACGCTCAAATATGGGTGCGCGTCGCGACATCCCCGGAACACCCAGTGTACAGAATGTACACCCATCTCCCCTTGGTACCACAAGCTCGTCTTCCTATCATCGATATAGGGGAGAAGAACAGGGAAATGGCCGCGGCGCAAGTATTCCCAAAGCCAAGTACTCGAGCAGAGCTCCTCTAAGGGACCTGAAGGAGTGTTCCGGTACGACTCCCAGCTCGAGAGAGATGAGTTCACCTGTGATTTCTCAGTCAAGCTGGCGGAGCAGTACATCCAAATCATTTTCTCAACGAGACACCTCTGAGACTACATTACGCCTACCACGCACCTTATTGTACGATCGCATTAGCAAGACTCAAGCAATGAGCACCAGATCAACCCTGCCCACACCTGTCCTGAGTGACTCCGATTCAGACTCAGACGCTGAAGAGTCAAGCCTCGAGAAAAGACACCGCCTAGTTGGCTCCTCTCTAATCATAACTCCACAGAAAGAATCAGCTCCAACCGTCAGTTCTGAAGAAAAAGATCACGCCATCTGTGCTATATCAGAGAGTCGCTCTGCGGAGGTTGTTGGCATTGCCGTCATCAATATCACTACGGGACAAGTGGATTTAGCCAGAATTCTGAACGATGACAAGTACTTGTATCAGCGTCTGGGAGACACATTGTGGAAGATGTCGTCAAAGCCGGAAAAGTTCCTCGTCGTCAACAGCGTCACGACGAATAGCAGCAAGTCTTTACTCATTTCTTGTCTGGAGCAAGACTTCCCAGAAGTCCCCATAGTGCTTTGGGGAAGGGAACATTGGAGTGAAGCAGAAGGGCTCAGGATGATTGAGCGTTTTGCACTTCGGGATCATGTGATTGCTCTCAATTCAGACCTTGAGAACAACTTCTACACTCCTTGTGCCTTTTCTGCT GTAATGAAGTATGTACAGAACGAGCTGAACATTCATTTTGCCAGCAACGCGTTACGAATCAGATATATTCAGCCACTCAACACCATGGGTATCGACCGCACCACCGTTGCCTCGTTAGAGCTGCTTCAAAATACACGACGAGCCACTGCAAAGAATTCGACGCTTTTCGGTATACTCAACAGTACTAAAACCCCCCAAGGACACCGCTTGCTACGCACAACCCTCTTACAGCCGAGTACAAACAAGGAAGAGGTTATAGAACGGTATGAATCAGTTGAGGAGTTGTCTACTAACGAAGACCTTTTTCGTGAGTTGCGCAAAGCACTCGAAGAGCTTGTTCGAATCGACTTTGAGCGCGTCATCGTATGG ATCAGCCAGGAACAACCCAACCCACGGCAGCCTCTGGAAGAAGGCGTTCCAGGATGTACAAATCAAGGCCTACTCCTACCAACCCACGCGGAGCTTACCAAAGCGGAACAGGAGTTGAACTCCATACTCATGCTGAAGAAGTATCTTAGTGGCATTGACGCATTGCATGGTACACTTGAAGCAGCTGGGTGCAAAAGCCGTCTATTGAGATGGATCAGGGATAGGTTTGCACCAGAGCACACTGAGCCCGTTCAAAGGGCCATGGAAGAGATGATAGAGGATGATGCTGCCTACAGTAAAAAGCCAATAGAGTTGAGGAACAATCGGATGTGGGCTGTCAGA GCTGTGCGTAATTCCGTTCTTGGAAAAGCACGGAGGTTATTCACAGCTCTTACGAATGACCTCAATGAGTATTTTGATGTGCTAGACAACCAGTTCAATG AGGTTTTGGGAACTCGTGCAAACTTGCACATGGACAGCAACCGGCGGTATTGGCTCAGGTTTGATTACTCAGATGTCGAACGTGAAATACAACCTCAATCCGACGTTCAAAAGGGGAATTCCGGCGAAGTCAGCCACTGGAAGCAGGTCTCCATCGCCGGTCTCGAAATGATTAACGGCACTAGGGATAAAAGGCATTTCAAATGCCAGACCACTGAGCTTCTCCAGAGAAGCAGGGCTATTCAGCTCCAGGCAGACATTGCAACGATGCAGAGCGATAGATTGGTCATCGAGCTCAAAAGGAGACTTCAAGAGCATTCGAGTCTCATGTTCGATATCAGCGATGCTATTGCATTGCTCGACATGCTTAGCTCATTTACACAGGCTGCCACTACTCAAGACTACGTTCGACCCATGATCACCGACAGCATGGTTATAAAACAGGCGAGACATCCGATTGTTGAGGCGCGAACCGACCAATATGTTGCCAACGACGTGTATTCTGGTGATCAATCCGGACGTTTCCAGGTGATCACCGGCGGTAACATGAGCGGCAAGAGCACGTTCATCCGATCGGTTGCCCTGATTCAAATCATGGCACAGATGGGATCCTTCGTCCCTGCGCAATTTGCGTCCATTTCCATCTGTGACAGAGTATTTGCTAGAGTCTCCACGGACGATGCGCCTGAGAATAACCTGGGAACATTTGGTGTGGAGATGAGGGAGACAAATGCCATCTTGAG ACAAGCCACAGCACAAAGCATGATCATCATGGACGAGCTTGGCCGGGGAACTTCTCCAAAAGACGGTCAGGCTCTCGCCATTGCTATCGTCGAGAAGTTAATCAAGATGAAACCACGTGTCTTTTTTGCAACGCACTTCACTCGTATTC CTCAACTTTTGAACAAAATTTATCCGAGAGATGTCTTGAACGTTCACTTCCAAGGCCAAAGCCAAGCAGTAGGCCAAATCACACAGATCACACTGCCACATACTCTCGCCGGAGGTCCCGTGCAGAACGAGGACTACGGCATCGAACTAGCGCGCTGCGTTCTTCCTGGATCCATAGTGAACACTGCTGAGGAGGTTTTGAAAGCCTTGCGTGAGGGCCAGAAGCCACAACAGAGTggagaaaagggaagggaggcTAGACAAAGGAAGCTCACGCTAGCTTTGCCTGTTGTTATGAAACAAGCCCTCGACTCGACCATGGACGATGCCGCATTGGGTTCGTACCTGCGGAGGTTGCAGACCGAGTTCACGCTTAGGTggtttggtgttgaggagggagaagaagacggcgAGGTGGAAGAAGTCGATGAGAATGCTGGAGAGGCCGATGAAGGCCGTCCTGCAGAAGGTGATAAGGTTATGGACGTTAGTCAAAGTGGACGGAAGCGGCCTGCTGCTGAGAATGATGGgggcgaggaaggagaagttgCTGAAGCTGAGAGTGATGCAGAACGCGAAGGAAGACagaagcggaggaaggaagatTAG